The Deinococcus yavapaiensis KR-236 genome segment GGGAGGGGACGCAACCACTCCGATAGGTTGTGCCAAGGATTCGACAGCCGAGCCTGTGCCGAGAACCACCTGAAGGAACACGTAGCTGACATTCAATGGAAGACGAGCACGAAACGCAAACAGCGTTGGACGTTGCAAGGTGGACGCTGCTGGTACTGCGGCGAATTGATGGAGTTCGACACGGTCGGCGAGCCGCGCAGCGCGGAAGAAGAGCATCAAACGCCGCAATCGTGGGCTCGGCGCGGTCGACGCGCGCTCGGTGGCGTGAGGGTGAACGACGGTGTCAACGTCGTGCTGGCGTGCCGCGCGTGCAATCAAGACAAAGGCGCCTCGGATGTGCGCGAGTACCGTGCCGTTCTCGCAGACCGGCGTGGCGGCGCGTACGTGCTGTTTCACGGTGAATGGCAGCGCATGGCGACCGTACGGCTCGCGAGGCGCAGCGACGCGTGGAAGCAGCGCGCGGGTGACGCCGCGCCGTCCGTGACGCGCGCGTCCTTGGAGCGTTCGCTGGCGTGGATCGAACAAGAAGGCCGAGTCGAGTTGCACTTTGATCGAGCCTTGGCGTTGGAAGTGCCGCCGGCCGTTCCTGATGAGTGGCTGGACACGTTGTTGGCGCGCGAGCAGAGGCCGCCTCGACCAGCTCCTTCGCAGTAAAGGCCGTGGCATCAAGTGCGTGTGTCCAGAGCGGCAGGACGCACGTCAGGCTCGACTGAAGCGAGGCTCGAAGGGTGGGCGACCACCGGCGTTCGATCGAGTGGCGTATCAGGGGCGGCAGGTGGTGGAGCGGTGCATCAACCGTCTGAAGGACTTCCGGGCGATTGCCACGCGGTACGACAAGTGTGGACGACACTTCTTGAGTGTCGTCCACGTTGCCTGCATCCTCTTGTGGCTTTGATCATTCAGACAGATCGTAGCGGAAAGGTTGAGTGGCGGGCGCGTCTTGCAAGCCTTCATCGTGGCGGAGGTCGGTGAATGCCATCGGAAACTGCTTCGCCGCGCATTCATACACGCATTGCAACAGCGACGTTACGTTCAACAGCGCTCGCCCCCAAGCAGTCAGGTTGAGTACACGCGTTCTTCGGTGCTCGCTTCTCCACACGCTTCACAATTGGCCGAACGTTTTTGTTTGCGCCGAGCGCAACCATGGTCGCGTCGTGTCATTTGCGTTTCAAAGCGACCCGCGACGCACTACAGTAAGCGCACGCACTCGAGGAGTCTTTGGCATGACGCGCAGCGCAATTCCCCTTACGTCCGAACAACAACGCATCGTCGCGCACGACCACGGCCCCGCGCTCGTGTTCGCCGTGGCGGGCGCGGGCAAGACGACCGCCATGGTGCACCGTATCGAACGCCTCGTTCGTGAAGGCACCTTCCGACCCAAGGAAATTCTCGCGACGACCTTCAGCCGTGCTGCCGCTGCGGACATTCGCGCGGCGCTCGCGCGTTGGCCGCACTGCTCGGACGTGCACGCGACCACCTTGCACTCTGTCGGGTACCGCGTCATTCGCCGCGCGCAGCGCCTCGGGCATTACGACAACTTGCAGCTCAACGATCAAGACGGCGGCAACCTCGGAGCCGTCATCTTCGCGCGGGCCGTCGCCCGCGCCCGCAAAGAAGGCCTCGACATTCCCGACAGTCTCGACCGCGAGGACTTCTTAGGGTACGTCAGCATCTGCAAAGGCAACTTGCGGTACGCGGACCTCGCGCGCGCAGCGCTTCCGCCAGAAGCGCTGCGCGTCGCGACGCAAGCGCAAAACCCATCGCCGGACAGCGTGTATTTGGCGTTGTACCAAGCGTTCGAGACGGTGCGGCTCGAGCACGGCATGGTCACCTTCGACGACATGCTCTTGACCGGTTGGGAAGCCTTGGTGCGCTTTCCGGATGTGCTGCGCGAAACGCAAGGGCAGTACCGATGCGTGATCGTCGACGAGTTTCAAGACGTCAACCTCGCGCAAAGCGAAATGCTCGACTTGATCGCGCGCGAGCACCGCAATTACATGGCAATCGGCGATGACGATCAAACCATTTACGAATGGCGTGGCGCGAGCGTCGACTTCATCTTGAACTTCGCGCATCGGTACGGCGCCGTGAAGTACTACATCCGCGATAACTTCCGGTCATGCGCGTCGCACCTCGCGCTCGCCAACCGCGTCATCGAACGCAACACGAAACGCGAACCCAAACGCCTCAACCTCACGCGCGGCTTTCACGGCCGCACGTTCTTGCATCAGCATGACAACGCCGAAGACCTTGCGCGGTGCGTCGTCACGGAAATTCAAGACGCCCTCGCGGGCGGTCGGGCCCGCCGTGACGTCGCGGTGCTCGTGCGGATGTACGCGCAAACGCCGTTCATCGAGCACTTCTTGATTGAAGCGCGCGTGCCGTACGTCGTGAAAGGCAACGTGCCGTTTTATCAGCGTAGCGAACTGCTCGCGTTGTTCGCGTACCTGCGCTTGGCGTTGCTGGAACGGGACTTACGCGTCGGTAAAGGCGTGCCCGAACGGTCGCTGCGTGACGCGCGCGCGTGGTGGGACCTCGTGTACAACCGACCCGTTCGGTACATGCCGAAAGTGTTGGCGGACGCGGTGTTTCAACGCGTCGTGCAGCACGGCATGACCTTCTCCAAGGCGTTGCGCATCGCGGCTGGGGAAGTGGACCGCCGCCTCGGCGACCGCGTCGAAGACCTCGCGGACGTGCTGACGTGGTTGGCGGACGACGCGCACGACGCGACGGCGGAAGCGACGCTCGACGCGCTCGTGCACCGCTTGGCGTACGAAGCGTACTTGCTGCGGCACGGCGGCTTGCCGGAAACGGCGCAAGGTCGCGTGAACAACGTTCGCGCGTTGGTGTTGTACGCGCGCGCGAAAGGCACGAGCGCGGAGTTCTTGCAGCACCTCGATTACATCTCCTTTCAAAAGGTCGGCAAGAACCTCAACGATGACGAGGACGTCGTCACGATCACCACCATCTTCCGCAGCAAAGGCTTGCAGTGGCCGATCGTGTTCATCCCGAATTGCAACGCGGGGACGATTCCCACTGGAGGGCCGGACCGTGTCGAAGAAGAGCGGCGCATCTTGTACGTCGCGTTGACGCGACCGCAAGAAACGCTGCACGTGCACGTCGTGACGACCATGCCCACTTCGCCGTTCTTGCTTGAAGCGGAGCACGAGCAGGTCTTGGCGGACGTGGACCGCGTGCAAGCCGCGCTGAGCAAAGCGCCAGAAGCGTGGAGCACGCACGACGCGTACGCGTTGGCGCGCTTACCGCGCCGTTTGCACCTCGATCGGTACTTCCGCACGTGGTGGCCGCAACACACGCCGCCCGAGCAGGTGCACGCGGTCGCGCAAGAAGCGCAGCGTTTGTACGACGTGGCGCGGCAACGCGATCTGCTCGCCGCGCTAGATTTGCACGAAGAAGACGCGCAGCAGTGGGAGATGCTCGGGCCGCTCGACGAGAACCCGAGCGACGACGCGTACCCGGACCTCGCGGCGCTCGTCCCGACTGCGAACGGTGACGTCACGAAACCCACCTTCTCGTCAAGCCACGCGTCCACAGCGTACTTGACGACGTT includes the following:
- a CDS encoding HNH endonuclease domain-containing protein, with protein sequence MSEQRYYALMVELESYGIGVQYTTWTRIEPELHPGRGRNHSDRLCQGFDSRACAENHLKEHVADIQWKTSTKRKQRWTLQGGRCWYCGELMEFDTVGEPRSAEEEHQTPQSWARRGRRALGGVRVNDGVNVVLACRACNQDKGASDVREYRAVLADRRGGAYVLFHGEWQRMATVRLARRSDAWKQRAGDAAPSVTRASLERSLAWIEQEGRVELHFDRALALEVPPAVPDEWLDTLLAREQRPPRPAPSQ
- a CDS encoding ATP-dependent helicase; the encoded protein is MTRSAIPLTSEQQRIVAHDHGPALVFAVAGAGKTTAMVHRIERLVREGTFRPKEILATTFSRAAAADIRAALARWPHCSDVHATTLHSVGYRVIRRAQRLGHYDNLQLNDQDGGNLGAVIFARAVARARKEGLDIPDSLDREDFLGYVSICKGNLRYADLARAALPPEALRVATQAQNPSPDSVYLALYQAFETVRLEHGMVTFDDMLLTGWEALVRFPDVLRETQGQYRCVIVDEFQDVNLAQSEMLDLIAREHRNYMAIGDDDQTIYEWRGASVDFILNFAHRYGAVKYYIRDNFRSCASHLALANRVIERNTKREPKRLNLTRGFHGRTFLHQHDNAEDLARCVVTEIQDALAGGRARRDVAVLVRMYAQTPFIEHFLIEARVPYVVKGNVPFYQRSELLALFAYLRLALLERDLRVGKGVPERSLRDARAWWDLVYNRPVRYMPKVLADAVFQRVVQHGMTFSKALRIAAGEVDRRLGDRVEDLADVLTWLADDAHDATAEATLDALVHRLAYEAYLLRHGGLPETAQGRVNNVRALVLYARAKGTSAEFLQHLDYISFQKVGKNLNDDEDVVTITTIFRSKGLQWPIVFIPNCNAGTIPTGGPDRVEEERRILYVALTRPQETLHVHVVTTMPTSPFLLEAEHEQVLADVDRVQAALSKAPEAWSTHDAYALARLPRRLHLDRYFRTWWPQHTPPEQVHAVAQEAQRLYDVARQRDLLAALDLHEEDAQQWEMLGPLDENPSDDAYPDLAALVPTANGDVTKPTFSSSHASTAYLTTFTPQQRVQHAKFGAGIVEAVCSDGADLEVTVRFDGVGVKRLMARFARLTLANTAASNAPFLQDRHA